The nucleotide sequence GGAGATCACGATCCGCTCCCTCGCCAATCCGGATGGATGCAGCAGCGGACCACCCACCTCGCCCCCCGCTGGACAGTTGGCCCTGGCCGAGCACGTGATGGGCCCGGCTACCTCCCTGGATGGCCCCGCCACTGATCCCCACACCGCCCCCACCTCGGATCCCGTTGCGCGCGACTCGCCCGCACCAATCCCGAGTGATCCAGAGCCCACGCTCGCCGATTCCTCCCATGCAGCCGCTCAGAGCTCGCCACTTGGCGCGCATGGCGACGTCCGGCCCCTGGATGCGTTTGTGCAGTCCATCCATCGGCCCATTGAGCAGATTCTCCCGGCCCCTTCCACCCGCAATCGTCGCAAGGAGCTACCACCGAACTTCACGCCCCGAAGGAGCGGCCGGATCGCCAAGGCGGACTGTGGGCTCAACTCCGAACTCAAGGCCAAGAAGCTCCTTCTGCGCCGCCTCGGGCTCGTCTCGGACGACGCCCCCATCTCCGCGGAGACCCTGACGAAGTATGAGCGCCTCTTTCAGAGGCCGCTAGCACATGATGTGCTGCAGGCTTTCACTGATCTGTTTGGCTGGCGCATCCCCGAGCTCCTCGACCCACCTACCAGCTCGCTCTCCCCGCTGCCTCACGCTGTCGAGGCCTAGCGGCTGCCCTGCCCACCCCAGGACCCAAGCTTTCCTCATGGATCACGACCTACGAGTTGTATTTTGGAACGTGCGTGGTCTAAATGCCCCGACCAAACGCACTGCCGTCTGCAGCGTGATCACCGCTGCTTCCCCTTGTATCGTTTATCTTCAAGAAACAAAGATGTTTTCCCTTTCGTCCTCACTCGTTGCCGAGATGCTCGGCCCGGCCTTTTCCGAGTTCTTCCTCCTCCCTGCTGACGGGACACGCGGGGGCATCCTGCTTGTGTGGCGTCCTGACTTGATTGCGCTATCCGATCCTTACCTCGGCGAGCACCACATCACCGCCCTGGCCTCCTCCCTCGATGGTGAGCATCACTGGTGGCTCACCGGTGTCTATGGCCCGCAAGGCGACGATGACAAGATCGCCTTCCTTGGCGACCTCATCGAGGTTCGTTCGTTGCGCGCTGACCCCTGGCTCCTAGGGGGCGACTTCAACATGATCACAAGGGCGGCGGACAAGAATAACTCCCGGATCAACCATCATGTCATGTCCTGCTTCCACCGCTTTCTCGCCGACGAGGAGCTGCGCGACATCTACCTCCATGGAAGGCGGTACACCTGGTCGAGTGAGCGCGACACTCCGACCCTCACGCGCATCAACAAGGCCCTCTGCAACTCTGCTTGGGAGGCGCTCCACCTGCTCTGCCTGCTTCGTTGTCTGTCCTCAGCGGCATCTGACCACGTGCCCCTCCTCCTGGACTGCACCATGCACTCGCCTGGCACCAAGAGATTTCACTTTGAGAGATTTTGGCCACACACCGACGGCTACATGTAGGTCGTGTTTGAAGCGTGGGCCACCGGGGCCGACGAGCCGAACCCCTTTTGGCGTTTGGTGGCACGGCTTAAGGCCACCGCGCGGCGTCTCCAAAGCTGGAGCGCCAAGAAAATCGGAGATGTATCTCGGCATCTCTTGATTGCTCGCGAGCTGATCGCGCGCCTTGATGCGGCTCAAGATCTGCGACCTCTCTCTCCGTCCGAGGCCTAGTTTCGTCGACGCCTCAAGGAGGGCTATCTGGGCCTCGCTTCGCTCGAGCGCTTGATCTCGCGCCAGCGTGTCAGGCTTTCCTGGCTGCGGGATGGTGACGCTGGCCAGAAGTTCTTCCGTGTCCATGCCGCGCACCGCAAGCAGAAGAACCGTATCTTAGAGCTGCAGGTGGGCAATATCTCCGTTTCCGCCCCGGCCGCGCTCGCCGAGGCCGCCTACCAGCACTTCTCTGGAATCCTCGGAACGGCGGCGGCGCGCCCTTTCTCCATTGATTTGTCTGCGATCCATGCCGGCCCTTTCGACCTATCCAGCCTCGATGCGCCCTTCTCCGAGGATGAAATCTGGGCCGCTGTGAAGAGCCTGCCACTTGGGAAGGTGCCAGGCCCGGACGGATTTACTGCCGAGTTTCTCCGAAACGCTTGGGAGGTGATCAAGCATGACATCTGCGCCGTCTTCGACAAGCTGTATGCGCTCAATGGGCGTGGATTTCAGCGGCTCAACGAGGCTCTCCTCACCCTCATCCCTAAGAAGCAGGATGCGGCATCCCTCTTCGACTATCGGCCTATCAGTCTCATTCATCTCATTGCAAAGTTGTTCGCAAAGGCGCTCTCCCTCCGACTAGCACCGCATCTGGGCAAATTGGTTTCCACGAACCAGAGCGCGTTCATTGCTGGCCGGAGCATCCACAACAATTTTCTTCTTGTTCAACAAACGACTAGACCCTCCACAACCTCAAGATGCCGCGGACGCTCCTCAAGCTCGACATTGCGAGGGCGTTCGACTCGGTGGCCTGGCCTTTCCTGCTTGAAATGCTCCGACACCTTGGCTTTGGAAGCCGCTGGTGCGGGTGGATCTCTATTCTGATTTCCACCGCGTCCACGCGTGTGCTCATCAATGGCGTTCCTGGGCCGCCTATCCTTCACGCTTGCGGGCTGCGACAAGGGGATCCTGTCTCTCCGATGCTCTTCGTCATTGTCATCGACATGCTAAACTCGCTTCTCCAGCGAGCCGTCGAGCGTGGCCTCCTCCAGCGGTTGACCACGAGACACCTGGCCTTGAGTGTCTCCCTTTATGCGGACGATGTTGTCATCTTCTGCCACCCCGACATCCATGACCTACGCACCATTCGCTGCCTGCTTGACATCTTTGGCAAGGTCTCTGGGCTCCGCACAAACTTCGCCAAATACTCGGCATCGCCCATCTAGTGCACCGAGGAGCACGTGGCCACGATCGAGACAGAGATGGCATGCCTGATTGCCAACTTCCCGGTGAAGTATCTCGGCCTTCCGCTATCCATTCGCAAGCCCTCCACGACTGACCTCATgccgcttgttgacaagcttgagagGAGGCTCTCCACTTGGCTCGTATCCATGCTCTCCTTGGCGATCGCCTTGCCCTCTGCAGACATGTTCTCTATGCCATGTCCATCCAcatcctcgtcgccatcgccgtcaACAAGACTATCCTCAGCGAGTAAACCGAATCATTCACCGCTTCCTTTGGATTGTCCACAAGGATGCGCGCGGCGGGTAGTGCCGCGTCAACTGGGACCGCGTGTGCCGCCCCACCTCCCTTGGCGGCATGGGgatccgcgacctgcagcgcactGGTGTTGCCCTGCGCGCCAGGTGGCTTTGGCTCCAGCGCACTGACACCTCGCGTCCCTGGAGCATGCTTCACCTCCCCCACGACCTGATGGCCGCGCAAATTTTCAGAGCCTCCACCACCTGGGAGGTGCAAGATGGGCGTTCTTGCAAGTTCTGGACGGACCCCTGGATCGAGGGCAAGTCCGTCTCTGAGGTCGCACCCCTGGTTTTCTCTATGGTCTCCCGAGACATCACCGCGACCGGATGGTGGCTGAGGGCCTCCCCAGGCGGGCGTGGGTGCGCGACATCACCGGCGCGCTCGGCCCCGCCGCCCTTGTCTAGTACGTTGATCTCTGGCGCACTCTCCAGACCAAAGCCCTCGCGGCCGGGCACGATGTGCTGCATTGGAAATGGACCGACTCCGGCAACTACTCGGCCAAGACCTACTACCTTGCGCTCTTCCACGGCTCCATCTCGGATGCTTCCTGGAAGCTCACCTGGAAGACATGGGACCCCCTCCGCATCAAAGCCTTCATCTGGCTGGCCCTACAGGATCGGTGCTGGACGGCCGCTCGCCTCGCCCGCCGTGGCTTACCGCACAACGACCGGTGCGTGCTCTGCGACCAGGCCACCGAGGACATGCACCACCTATTTCACTGCTTGCCCCTTCTCGCGCCAAATTTGGCACGAGGTTCTCTCTTGGTGTAGATCAACCGCTACGATCCCGACCCCGGACACGCCTTTCACGGATTGGTGGATCAACGCGTGCTCCACATCGTCCGCTGCTCTATGGAAGGGTCTAAACTCCATCATTGCCCACACAGCCTGGGCTATCTGGAAGCACCGAAATGGGTGCATCTTCGACCAGCTGCACCCCTCCATAGCTAGCTTGCTTCGATCTATTCAGGAAGACACTCGTCTTTGGGCTAGCGCCGGCGCCAACAGCTTGGCGACGATGATCTCTGAGAGATAGGCTATAGCTCGATGTATTGGGGATGAGCAGCCCCTACCCCATCTGCTCCTGCTACTTGTGCCCGCGCCAGCTTGTGTACGCGTGGCCGTTGTAGCACTCACCCTATGTATTTTTTCACCCctcctatcaatgcaatgatacgcaatctatgcgtattcgcgaaaaaaaaaaTCTTGTTGATAGATTGTTTCATGTTTTTCAAGTCATGCATATAGTAGTAGCTGCGGCAATTTGCATACATAGAGACGCCTTCATGTGTGTGCATGCAAGCTACTAGTATTTTGTGTGTATAGGTCAGTGTGTTTAGCCGAGTCAAATGCATGCATAGTTTGTTAGTCACGTCACATAGGCCATGGAGATATTCCAGATAGCTAGCTGGGCGTGCGTGAAGGAGAGTGGCCGCATGGAGTTTGTTAGTGGGTGAGTTAGTAGGTTAGTGGATCAAGTCGTgtggtgcatggcatgagaaccgGGCAGGTTGTTGCCTTGGCTACGTGTGGGTCACTTGTACCGAGTCTTTAAGTTGGACTGATGAATGAGAAAAGTGGAGCCGTGAGGGCTGATGTAAAGATGTAGCGACGGTGTGCCATCAAGGGAGTGCCTTTGCAAAGCCATTGGATTTCTCTTGATGcttgtgtgtgtatgtgttttTCTTGAGTGTTTTCCATCTGTGTGCTCGTGAGAGAAACAAACCGAGAAGAGAGAgttgagaggaggaagaagaagcggtgcTGCATGGAGGCGGCGCCAACATGTGCTTGAGAACAGTTTTGGTTTCCACCGAGACGTCGTCCTGGCAATTGAATTGGATTGCATGGCGTAGTACTACAGAGGAAGAAGCCAGAATTGGATGGTAATATTTCTTCGTTTTGCTAACGGAAACATTTTTCTTTGGCTTGAATTCTTCGgggtttttttttgcgggaattgATTGCTTGAGTTTGGTGAGAAAGAAACGGTGTTCTTGCTGTTCGTGCAAAATATTTAGGTGTGAAAATTGTGCAAAATGTCAGCTGAACTAACCGAATAAACCGTTCCGCCATCCAGCTGAAGTATCCTGCGCCCGGCGCTCCTGATCTGGCCAAGAGAACCAAGGAGCTCCTGGAGCAGGCTGGGTTCGGGCCGGTGAGCGAGGACCACGGACGCGGGCTCGACCATGGCGCGTGGGTGCCCCTGATGTTCATGTACCCGGAGGCTAACATCCCGGTGTGCCAGCTCTCCGTGCAGACCCACCGCGACGGCACCTACCACTACACCCTGGGCAAGGCGCCGGCTCCCCTCAGGGGCGAAGGCGTCCTCGTCCTCGGCTCCGGCAGCGCGACGCACAACCTCGGCAAGATGGGGCGCGACGACGAGCCGGTGCCGCAGTGGGCCTCCGACTTCAACACCTGGCTCAGGGACTCGCTTCTCGCCGGGAGGTAATGCCGAGCTGGCGACCACGGCCACGACGGACTCGCAAAGCGATCGCCCCGTGATATCGTGACAATCATTCTCCTGCTTTGCTTGTCATGGCCGCCAGGTACGACGACGTGAACCGCTACGAGGAGAAGGCGCCGCACCCATCGCCGGAGCATTTCTACCCGGTGCACGTCGCGCTGGGCGCCGCCGGGGACGAGCCCAAGGCGGAGCTGATCCACCATAGCTGGGCCGAAGCCAACATGTCATACGCCTCGTACCATTTCACCACGAAGGACTAGGACTGGACTGACGGCCGCGATCGAGCTTTGCCACACTGCTACGTCCACCCTACGTTGCATTTGGAAATCGGAATGCAAGGCGTTCCAgcttaa is from Triticum aestivum cultivar Chinese Spring chromosome 3A, IWGSC CS RefSeq v2.1, whole genome shotgun sequence and encodes:
- the LOC123058955 gene encoding 4,5-DOPA dioxygenase extradiol 1, with product MLKYPAPGAPDLAKRTKELLEQAGFGPVSEDHGRGLDHGAWVPLMFMYPEANIPVCQLSVQTHRDGTYHYTLGKAPAPLRGEGVLVLGSGSATHNLGKMGRDDEPVPQWASDFNTWLRDSLLAGRYDDVNRYEEKAPHPSPEHFYPVHVALGAAGDEPKAELIHHSWAEANMSYASYHFTTKD